The Halorussus limi genome includes a region encoding these proteins:
- a CDS encoding flavodoxin domain-containing protein — protein sequence MISFLICYGTGEGQTEKVAERIIKVIRERSHEATAVNTDEIPSDLDVKQFDAVLVGASIHAGKHQSVVREFVKTNRDALAKKPTAFFQVSLSSATEEGRTQAAGYVEEFIEDTGWHPDRIGLFGGALRYSEYGFLKRLMMKQIAKRTMPDVDTSRDAEFTDWDEVEAFAADVAAFVEGRLGIDPSDSNGQEEVE from the coding sequence ATGATATCGTTCTTGATATGTTACGGAACGGGGGAGGGCCAGACGGAGAAGGTCGCCGAGCGAATCATCAAGGTAATCCGCGAACGGAGTCACGAAGCCACCGCGGTCAACACCGACGAAATTCCATCCGACCTCGATGTCAAGCAGTTCGACGCCGTCCTCGTCGGCGCCTCCATCCATGCAGGAAAGCACCAGTCGGTGGTCCGCGAGTTCGTCAAGACGAACCGAGACGCACTGGCGAAGAAGCCGACGGCCTTCTTCCAAGTGTCGCTGTCGTCTGCGACCGAGGAAGGCCGGACACAGGCAGCGGGGTATGTCGAGGAATTCATCGAAGATACGGGGTGGCATCCCGACCGGATCGGTCTCTTCGGCGGAGCTTTGCGCTACTCGGAGTATGGCTTCCTCAAGCGATTGATGATGAAACAGATCGCCAAGCGGACGATGCCCGACGTTGATACCTCCCGAGACGCCGAGTTCACCGACTGGGACGAGGTCGAAGCCTTCGCTGCCGATGTCGCCGCGTTCGTCGAAGGCCGCCTCGGCATCGATCCGTCCGACTCGAACGGGCAGGAGGAAGTCGAATGA
- a CDS encoding polymer-forming cytoskeletal protein, whose translation MRPELIPLLVVALLMLSAGGGEVDRVEILVDGDHTIDQLDHALIVGDATVTVPDTATVSGPIYVIAGDTRIRGTGDGDVVQLAGNLTVQEEAIIEGELRLVGGVRTIAPGAAIAERTSFEPVPQESSPAARIVAFVLQSLVLGVSGFGLARWKPTLLANVGDSITDHVLVSGTVGLLASVTLLALFVFMAFTLILLPISVLGILVGLLVVGYSVVVYGFLVGQHLPFERPGLASAVGSVLFLGVLTVLPRIPIVGSWLGITLVTVGIGATLVTYFGLRRFEPVQLPE comes from the coding sequence ATGAGACCCGAACTCATTCCACTGCTCGTCGTCGCACTGCTGATGCTCTCCGCTGGCGGCGGCGAGGTAGACCGAGTCGAGATTCTCGTCGACGGCGACCACACGATCGACCAACTCGATCACGCGCTGATCGTCGGCGACGCGACGGTGACCGTCCCCGACACTGCCACGGTGTCAGGACCGATCTACGTCATCGCCGGAGACACCCGAATACGGGGAACCGGCGACGGGGACGTCGTCCAACTCGCGGGAAATCTAACGGTCCAGGAGGAAGCGATAATCGAGGGTGAACTTCGCCTCGTCGGAGGCGTTCGAACTATCGCTCCCGGGGCGGCGATCGCCGAGCGAACATCATTCGAGCCCGTTCCGCAGGAATCCTCACCCGCCGCTAGAATCGTCGCGTTCGTACTACAGTCGCTCGTCTTGGGAGTTTCCGGATTCGGTCTCGCTCGATGGAAGCCGACGCTACTCGCAAACGTCGGGGATTCGATTACCGACCACGTTCTCGTCAGCGGTACGGTCGGACTGCTCGCGAGCGTGACGTTGCTGGCGTTGTTCGTGTTCATGGCATTCACGCTGATCTTGCTCCCGATTAGCGTACTCGGCATTCTGGTTGGACTTCTCGTTGTCGGATACAGCGTCGTCGTCTACGGCTTCCTCGTGGGACAGCATCTTCCGTTCGAACGACCCGGACTTGCGTCTGCTGTCGGCTCAGTGCTCTTTCTTGGAGTGTTGACGGTGCTTCCACGGATTCCAATCGTCGGGTCGTGGCTCGGAATCACGCTCGTGACGGTCGGAATCGGAGCAACGCTCGTCACCTACTTCGGACTTCGTCGGTTCGAACCGGTTCAACTTCCGGAGTAG
- a CDS encoding MFS transporter, producing the protein MKLFEYVARRDWPRVVGYLLFVSLLSAGYYYNLTFVQLGLFDLGVNRVGMDHVDVSIGMALLALLAFLTAVVTGVWLDRTGWSRSLLVKLRLVLGVVLVQFVLTATAPLVATSEQFFSWVVVCAISLGVGMPTTLSLTIDFIPVRDRGYVAAAIAAISFSIAAIYPLEWSIEGFSLVMVAAMIPGIVVLGVLASGRVSVVEKFAGRSESFDVGRFCRPNPVSTWSLTFWTLVVLMFGVFFIDSLGFLRIVETPTYIFTSWQSPSLDVRLFIALAHVVGAGMAGVLYTNFERRWLFLWVFGLFSFTHLLYTFDIRMAQAGEPSLLLPLFYVLAVSFYTTLNFALWPDLSTPETIGTHSAIGLGMAGFLATFLSTGVALYFQAREVSLFDHLNFVNALALLLFFSVAVLLYVRRMIALARGEVA; encoded by the coding sequence GTGAAGCTGTTTGAGTACGTCGCTCGCCGGGACTGGCCACGAGTCGTCGGCTATCTCCTCTTCGTGTCACTTCTGTCCGCGGGCTACTACTACAATCTCACGTTCGTCCAGCTCGGTCTCTTCGACCTCGGGGTAAACCGAGTAGGGATGGACCACGTCGACGTCTCAATCGGCATGGCGCTCCTCGCGCTTCTGGCGTTTCTCACCGCCGTCGTAACTGGTGTTTGGCTCGACCGTACTGGATGGAGCCGGAGCCTGTTGGTCAAACTCCGTCTCGTATTAGGAGTCGTTCTGGTCCAATTCGTACTGACTGCCACCGCACCCCTCGTCGCCACGTCCGAACAGTTCTTCTCATGGGTCGTGGTCTGTGCGATCTCGCTCGGCGTCGGGATGCCGACGACGCTCAGCTTGACCATCGACTTCATTCCCGTCCGCGACCGCGGCTACGTGGCCGCCGCCATCGCCGCTATCTCGTTTTCTATCGCCGCGATTTACCCACTTGAATGGTCCATCGAAGGGTTCAGCCTGGTAATGGTGGCTGCAATGATTCCCGGAATCGTGGTCCTCGGCGTGCTGGCATCTGGCCGTGTAAGCGTCGTCGAGAAGTTCGCCGGACGGAGTGAGAGCTTCGACGTCGGACGGTTCTGTAGACCGAATCCCGTCTCTACGTGGAGTCTGACATTCTGGACGCTCGTCGTGCTGATGTTCGGAGTGTTCTTCATCGATAGCCTCGGCTTCCTCCGGATCGTCGAAACTCCCACCTACATCTTCACGTCGTGGCAGTCACCGAGTCTCGATGTACGCCTATTCATCGCACTCGCCCACGTCGTCGGTGCCGGGATGGCGGGCGTCCTCTACACGAATTTCGAACGGCGGTGGCTGTTCCTGTGGGTATTCGGCCTGTTCTCGTTCACGCACCTTCTGTACACATTCGACATTCGGATGGCGCAGGCGGGCGAGCCGTCGTTACTACTGCCATTGTTCTACGTGCTCGCAGTGAGCTTCTACACGACACTGAACTTCGCGCTGTGGCCCGACCTGTCGACGCCCGAAACGATTGGGACGCATTCCGCGATCGGTTTGGGAATGGCCGGTTTTCTGGCGACGTTTCTCAGTACCGGCGTCGCACTCTACTTCCAGGCGCGCGAGGTGTCGCTGTTCGACCATCTCAACTTCGTCAATGCGCTGGCGCTCCTGTTGTTCTTCTCGGTGGCAGTCCTGCTGTACGTCCGACGGATGATCGCGCTCGCACGAGGGGAGGTAGCATGA
- a CDS encoding DUF7344 domain-containing protein, giving the protein MQEIETQSMNTERKPTIPSLTEMYGALADDRRRVILSILTDRTTAVDVATLARSVAARETGTSVGDVDEETVEQVRASIYHVHLPKLANAGIIQHNEEQQTVELAHDGIQQLPLTDQQRSLSSTDDATLQIAAEEQLQSALNANSQEQTMFHVRQVLQLLRLN; this is encoded by the coding sequence ACGGAGAGGAAGCCCACCATACCATCGTTAACCGAGATGTACGGGGCACTCGCGGATGACCGACGACGCGTGATACTCTCGATCTTGACTGACCGGACGACAGCGGTTGACGTAGCAACCCTCGCTCGGTCTGTCGCAGCCCGGGAAACAGGAACGTCGGTTGGTGACGTCGACGAAGAGACCGTTGAGCAGGTACGTGCGTCCATTTATCACGTCCATCTACCGAAGCTCGCAAATGCTGGCATCATCCAACATAACGAGGAGCAACAAACCGTCGAACTTGCACATGATGGCATCCAGCAACTACCTTTGACCGACCAGCAGCGGTCGTTATCTTCGACCGATGATGCGACGTTGCAGATTGCAGCAGAGGAGCAACTCCAGAGTGCCCTGAATGCGAACAGCCAAGAGCAGACGATGTTTCACGTCCGGCAGGTTCTCCAGCTGCTACGTCTGAATTGA